A window of Phaseolus vulgaris cultivar G19833 chromosome 4, P. vulgaris v2.0, whole genome shotgun sequence genomic DNA:
gatccttcaagataagactagagaagaaggctcaaaagctttccaatgctcactccaattttgagtatagtttctttagataaattccaatctgaaaaatacaaagggagcacctatatttatagtcctaaggtgctgaaatgcaagctacacaatttcaaaattcccccctaaATTCAAAAGCAAGTGGCGCCTAAACCAAGACATGAGGAAGATGtaatcccttctctcactttggcacctccttatttactcctacacctatctactaacaccccccctaagactcctaactaaagactaaaagatgttttaacaatagaggtttctaatgtttccctctaagcacctttctacgcaatatttatttaatacttgaccttgcccttcatgggatgaaCTTTTGGCTTTTGATTGATTCTCATCATTAATCCTTAATTATGACCAATTTTACCATTTATAAAAAAGATGACGAAACCTTCTATTGGAAAATCtattttgtattaaaatattaatattaattttttattagaattatGTTAACTCTGTGACTAAATATAGTATAAAATCGAATCTACTCGAATCTACCCAAATCCTAAAGCCAATTCTGTAGTCGTGTCTTCAGCCACCGTCTTCTTCCCATAGCAGAGAGAGTTAGAGGCATTCAGAACCTGTGAATGAAAAGCGCAAAAATTTCTCTTCAATCCTTCAACTTCTCCAGAAATGGTGAGCAGATCCTCTTTCTTGTTCAACATTGTcttcttcaattttttctttcttgccACACTCCTTACTGATTTGACCCATGTAATTTTGAAACAAATTAGTAACTTTGCTACTTCTATTTTccctttttttattcatattagcCTCATGATTATCTGTTTTAGGTCgtaattttgtatttgtttgGGAAAATGCATGTAAGAAGAAAATGGGTAGAAAGGACTGTAATTAAAATGATCCTAATTACATTGTTGCCTTAATAACAAATTTGTGTTTTATAAAGTATTTTTCCCACGCTCTTTTGCTCTCTTATGAAATGTTGTTATACAGAGGGGAAAGTTTAATTTCTAGGCATTGCCGGTGTGAAGAGTTCTGGTCAGGTTACTCTATCAGTTGTAGGTGTAactttaaaatagttattacaAAGTCAACAAATTTACCATACATATCTATTTGTAATTAGATGATAGTGTAAAAATTCTTTACACGGTTACTCTGTTGCTTATGTCTATGTATTTGAAACAACTGtattaggtttagggtttgtTTGGACGACTTTCCCATAAGAACTTGTAGGAGAGAAAAAAATCtgtaagttaaaattagtttatacacaggttaaaaatacaaatttggAAAAGAGCTTCTCCAAGTTAGCTTATGCATAAGTGAATtttaacttatttcagaaatatTTATGGAGAAGCTTGTCAAAGTCACAATTATGTATCATTCTTCCAAAATGAACTTGGCATAGACAACCCCACGTGCATAGTTTGCTCACTCTTCTATGCTACAATAAGAATTAATCATATATGTGATGGCAGATTATATGATTAATTCGTAGCATAAAAGATTGAGCAAGTAGGCACGTGAGGTTGTTTATGCCAAGTTCATTTTGAAAGAAAGATACATAATTATGATTTTGCCTCATTTATCTATTATGACTTTCACAAGCAGGCTATTCCTATTTTCCAACCTCTTATAGCCTTGTCAAATGTGGAAAAGGTTTCATTTATCTAATGGTTTTAGTTGTGCTGGACTCTGAATAAACTTGGATAGTTTTTAGTTATTCGTGTTGGACTAAAAATCATAATTAGTATAAAGAATATCAATTACTATTTCATTTTCTCATTTAGTTTTCTTTAGCATCAAACTTGTCTTTTAACAAACTGCTTTGTACATTAGGCTGCACCATTTCTTGCTGGTCTTGCTGTAGCTGCAGCAGCACTTGCAGGCAGGTATGGCATCCAAGCATGGCAAGCATTTAAGGCACGACCCCCAAAACCCAGAGTGCGCAGATTCTACAATGGTGGTTTCCAACCTACAATGACAAGGAGAGAAGCAGCTCTAATATTAGGCATCAGGTAAGCTTGATATTTGATTGCTCATCAGGCATCAAATTGCATTTGTTATTTCTGGTGGAGAGTGACTCTCGAAGTTAAATGATTAAGTATATGGTGTTAATGTTCATGTATTGTGAGATGTAGTTATGTTATTTGATAAGTGATGTCTTTAAACATAATTACTACTTTATCCCTTAACGTTTGCTGATTGATCAAATACTCTTACACTAAGTTAGAGTAATCTTACATACACTGTCGTTGGTTCTGGTGATTGAACAAATAACGATAGCTTTAGGTTTTAATCATCCATAAGCTGGAGTTTGATGAATTCCTAGGTGATGAATCCCTTATGCATTTAGTGTAAACCAAGGAATTATGGGAATTCCTTCATGAGGATTAGCCTATTTAAGTGTCTCATGAGCAGCAGTCTATATGATTGATATAaggaaacaaaattaattttatagaaacCATAGAACAGTGACCAGAGAGTTCAGATGTAAATCCTGAAAACATATGCATCCTCCAACTGTATAGGATTATCCCTTCTTTGACCACTCATAAAAGGTGTTCTATCCctgcaagaaaattcagcaagaTGATTCAAGTTATTCTTTCTCTACttatataagttaatttatgTAACATTCAATTACTCTTGATGTTGATATCCTTCTCTGTGGCCAAAACTAAGCCTGCCGCCACTCTCGTCCTAGGAATTCATTACTAGGCCTTATACTTTTGTTCCTCCAAgacaagaatgttgatcttgtcTTTGACATGatgtttttttaacttatactgtTCCATGATTCATCAGGGAAAATGCAACTGCAGACAAGGTGAAAGAAGCACATAGAAGAGTAATGGTTGCAAACCATCCTGATGCGGGTGGAAGTCACTACCTTGCTTCCAAAATAAATGAAGCAAAAGATGTCATGCTAGGGAAGGCAAAGGGAAGTGCATCTGCATTTTAACACATCTGCATATATATAAATTCTCTTGAAACACAGAGAGTTATTCTGTTTTGAGGAATTCATTTAGTTTGTAAACATTGTACTCTTGTCGTGATTTTTGATTCCTTGTAGATAATGGAAAGCCAAAGTTTCCTTT
This region includes:
- the LOC137837308 gene encoding mitochondrial import inner membrane translocase subunit TIM14-1, coding for MAAPFLAGLAVAAAALAGRYGIQAWQAFKARPPKPRVRRFYNGGFQPTMTRREAALILGIRENATADKVKEAHRRVMVANHPDAGGSHYLASKINEAKDVMLGKAKGSASAF